The Coregonus clupeaformis isolate EN_2021a unplaced genomic scaffold, ASM2061545v1 scaf0033, whole genome shotgun sequence DNA window TACGTCTTCATGTGTGACGAGTTCCAGAAGAAGCTGCGCCAGTCCGTGCTGCTCGTATTCGAGAACGCCTTTGCAGAGGACCACGGGATGAACTTTGTGTCATCAACGCGCTCCCTGAGCTCCCATCTCTCCCGGATCTCCCGTAGGTCTGAGTCTCTGGCTCAAGGAGGAGGACACTGACGCCTCACTGGTGACCAGGTCTGATATTAAAGTGGAAACCGAGGTGTGAGATGTCTGTAAAAGACAGGGCTAGTACATCTGTATTACAGAGTGATTGGACTGTATCTATACTGTAGCTTTGGGACTTGAAATCATCAGTAGATGTTGTCATTTTGGTTTTCATGGTGGTATTAAtcaaaatcaatcaaatgtattttatacagccctttttacatcagcagttgtcacaaagtgctttacagatgcCAAGCCCAAATCCCatagagcaagcaatgcagatgcagtTACCGGATTGAACTTCTGTTATAGTGATGTTATGTTGACGTTATGGGGACCATAATGTTAATGTTATGGTGACGTTATGTTGATGTTTTGGGAAAATTATGGGGACATTCTCACACACAAATAGACAACACTCCTACACCTGTAATTTCAAAATCTTACAAAACTGCATtgatggttaagggcttgtaagtaagtatttcactgtaatgtctacaccggttgtattcggcgcatgtggcaaataaaatttgatttgattccaaAACAACTGATAGATATCTTGGACCCATTTCATCCATGTGGACTGTGTTTCTGACCCGCAGATGACAATATCCCTCTGAAAAACCCTGTCCCAGAATAACTGCTGAGGAGAAATCCtttgaattacatttatttcaGAAATCAATCAATTGTAAAAACAGCACTCTGCCAGATTTATCATAGCGATAAATAAATTACAATAGCCCAATACTTtataactatatatatttttcttttacAGTTTCCTTACTTTCATTTTAGATGTGTGTGAGACTGTTCTTTTGAATGTCTATACAAAAAATATTCCCAAGGCCACTGCTTGTCTGGGAAACTGGTGATCCTAAAACCTGGAAGCCTGGAATTGATTTACAGTATCCCGGAATTTGAACAAATGTTGTACACTACTCAACCTGTTTACAAATGTTTCATGACACATCGTTGTGATCgacaacatactgtataatgCATCACCAGATTCTGTAATATGACAAAAAACATTAATGTAATATTTATCTAAATAGAATCCCAATACCCCAGTCACAGGTGAACTTGGGCCCACCAGAAGGATCAACTTACTTAAAATATTGCTACATTTTCAAAACGAGGACTTTGGGTCGTTAATTGTGGCAGTATATGGTAGAAATGGGCTCCATGAGGCTCCTCTGACAGTCACATGTAATGTCCTCCTTGGGGAGAGGACTAAGGCAGTGTCCTAGGGTCGATGACTTCCTTGTGGCTCCTACATGCTCTtcttttctcctccctctactctcctccctctgctGTGGGATACTGCCTGGGGGATTCCCAGCTAGCGGTCGTACATCTCCTTCATCTCTTTCAGGATCTTGATGCTCTCACTATACCTCAGCTGATTCTTGTTGGACGCTTCTTTCCATCTGAACAcagagttacagtgagggaaagaagtatatgatcccctgctgattttgtacgtttgtccacttacaaagaaatgatcagtctataattttaatggtaggtttatttgaacaatgagagacagaataacaacaacaaaatccagaaaaacgcatttcaaaaatgttataaattgatttgcattttaatgagggaaatgagtatttgaccccctctcaatcagaaagttttttggctcccaggtgtcttttatacaggtaacgagctgagattaggagcacactcttaaagggagtgctcctaaactcagcttgtcacctgtataaaagacacctgtccacagaatcaatcaatcagattccaaactctccaccatggctaagaccaaagagctctccaaggatgtcagggacaagattgtagacctacacaaggctggaatgggctacaagaccatcgccaagcagcttggtgagaaggtgacaacagttggtgcgattattcgcaaatggaagaaacacaaaagaactgtcaatctccctcggcctggggctccatgcaagatctcaccttgtggagttacaatgatcatgagaacggtgaggaatcagcccagaactacaggggaggatcttgtcaatgatctcaaggcagctgggaccatagtcaccaagaaaacaattggtaacacactacgccatgaaagACTGAAaacctgcagtgcccgcaaggtccccctgctaaagaaagcacatatacagggctgtctgaagtttgccaatgaacatctgaatgattcagaggaaaactgagtgaaagtgttgtggtcagatgagaccaaaatggagctctttggcatcaactcaactcgctgtgtttggaggaggaggaatgctgcctatgaccccaagaacaccatccccaccgtcaaacatggaggtggaaacattatgctttgggggtgtttttctgctaaggggacaggacaacttcactgcatcaaagggatgatggacggggcgatgtaccgtcaaatcttgggtgagaacctccttccgtcagccagCGCATTGacaatgggttgtggatgggtattccagcatgacaatgacccaaaacacacggccaaggcaacaaaggagtggctcaagaagaagcacattaaggtcctggagtggcctagccagtctccagaccttaatcccatagaaaatctgtggagggagctgaaggttcgagttgccaaatgtcagcctcaaaaccttaatgacttggagaagatctgtaaagaggagtgggacaaaatccctcctgagatgtttgcaaacctggtggccaactacaagaaacgtctgacctctgtgattgccaacaagggttttgccaccaattacTAAGTCATCTTTTGCAgaggttcaaatacttatttccctcattaaaatgcaaatcaatttataacatctttgacatgcgtttttctggattttttttttgttattctgtctctcactgttcaaataaacctaccattaaaattatagactgatcatttctttgtcagtgggcaaatgtacaaaatcagcaggggatcaaatacttttttccctcactgtatgtatattaaTAAGATTGATCACAGCTAGATAAACAATGTTTACTGACAGAATTTTGATCAACTTTTTCCCAATCGAGATTACATTCGGTTCAATAGTTGATGTTCGACTCCCCAATCGATCCATGTCAACAAAGTTAGCTTTTGTGATTATTTAGATGCCTTGGACTTACTTTTGCCTGATCTTTTTCCAGCGTTCTATGTGGTTGTATATGAGGGGACCAGACACAAGAGCTGTATCTGCAGACTGGTGACAAAGACAGACAGATTGAAACAATCAACCGTTTTAATGTGGCAAATATGAAAATGATGGCTAGGCGTAACAGATGTTATACAGTACCTTGCTGACAATAGGCTTTTCTGTGGGCGGGATCCTCAGATTGACAGGATCTCCAGAAGGGTTGAGAGGACAGGAGGTGGGCGGAGGGAGGCGATACACATTCTGTCCCTTACCATTGAGCATGTCTGCAGCCTGGCAAGATGCAGGTGAAAAGTGAGAAAACAAATACTGAACAGAGAGCgctaatgaaaaaatatatatttatgtcCACATTGTGGGCATCTTTGTCCTGCTTTATGGGTGTGAGCTTACCTCCTCTTCCCCCATGCTGTGTGAGGGGCTTGGGGATGCAGCTCTCTCTCTGACCGCTGGGTTGTTCCTCATCCAGGCCCGGCAAATGGGGTAAAGTGGGGTACTGGTGGTGTACTGTGCCAGGTCCACACTGCGGTCAAACAACTTGATAATGTAGGCATctagcagagagggaggagaacaaATGATTGATAGATATagatatctatatctatatctatatatacatacatacatacatacacacacacacagtgagggaaaaaagtttttgatccccactgacaaagacatgatcagtctataattttaatggtaggtttatttgaacagtgagagacagaataacaataacaaaaatccagaaaaacgcatgtcaaaaatgttatgaattgatttgcattttaatgagggaaataagtatttgacccctctgcaaaacatgacttagtacttggtggcaaaacccttgttggcaatcacagaggtcagactttttATCTCACTGTATATATCTATGTGAATATCTAGAGCGTGAAAGGTAGAGTCAGTGAATGAGAGAGAAAAGGTTTTAAAAGTCAAACTATCTGTGTTTGGCAGGGGAATGACATCTGCAGCAGACTTACTTTGTTTATGTTGGTTGCTCTCTGTTAAGCTATCGTCCATCTCTTTCCGTTTCTTCCTCCGGTGCTGTGGGAACCGTGATGATGGCCTAAGACATCAACGACCAGGGAAAGGGGACAGGTCAAGGCCTTTCAGTGTCTGACAGCCACACAGTCAGATGTGTCTAACAAAACTCAAATAAGGCTTACCGCTTCCCAGCAGAAGACGGAGACACATCCCTATGGAAGAAACAGGCAATCGTAATTACTACAGAAGTAGTGGAACTAACAGAACCGCAATAGGCTATTGAGTATGTCTAAATAGCATACTTCTATGaatataaaatgttttttttaaggcCATACTTGCTCAGAGATTCTTCTGCTATCTTTGTCTCATCTTCATTTTGCTCCCTGGAAAAACAGGAAAAGCAACCTTTCGCATCACCTCAGCTTGATTAGACAGTGCGCAGCCAAGGAAAAATTCCTGAAGCTGTAAGTTTCAGTGTCAAGCCAGTTAATGTACTGTATCTTTGCAAATAAAATAAACACACTAACCTCTCACTGTCACTCTTCTCCACCAGCCCCTGTAATACTGCATCTAGTCGGCTGCGTGCACCACTCCCCTCTACATCTGTCAAATAGAATTAAACAGTCGACTTTACTTAGGAGAGATTCCTAGTAGCTAGTGTT harbors:
- the LOC121556977 gene encoding protein lin-37 homolog encodes the protein MHHVKIKTEKPDVEGSGARSRLDAVLQGLVEKSDSEREQNEDETKIAEESLSKDVSPSSAGKRPSSRFPQHRRKKRKEMDDSLTESNQHKQNAYIIKLFDRSVDLAQYTTSTPLYPICRAWMRNNPAVRERAASPSPSHSMGEEEAADMLNGKGQNVYRLPPPTSCPLNPSGDPVNLRIPPTEKPIVSKSADTALVSGPLIYNHIERWKKIRQKWKEASNKNQLRYSESIKILKEMKEMYDR